One region of Peribacillus simplex genomic DNA includes:
- a CDS encoding PolC-type DNA polymerase III yields MDQNPNSGRERFQLLLQQMDLTEDAFVNYFIGAEIDKLSIERESKKWHFAFNIPALIPCSVHTRLATQLASTFSHIAKVTFNLNVVNPQVTEQLVKEYWKNCIGELEGMSPALLSLLNEQEPAVNGYKLIVSARNDTEAGQLKRKYSGIISNIYQTFGFPPLTLEAEVKETVSNPDYQKFLEEKQKEDAEKGLAALVEMQKKESEKGGDEGVYEGPVKIGYTIKEDADFRRIEQIIDEERRIAVEGFVFDAEVRELRSGRSLLTFKVTDYTSSILVKMFSRDKEDAAILARVKKGMWVRAQGSIQNDTFVRDLVMIANDINEISKQGRQDKAPEGEKRVELHMHTPMSQMDAVTPTSALVAQAAKWGHKAVAITDHAGAQSFPEAYSAGKKNGIKILYGVEVNLVNDGVPIVYNEAHIPLADATYVVFDVETTGLSAVYDTIIEFAAVKIRDGDIIDRFESFANPHHPLSNTTIDLTGITDDLVENAPEVSEVLEKFKNWAGDAILVAHNAAFDMGFLNIGYKNMGYPKASNPVLDTLELGRFLYPEFKNHRLNTLCKKFDIDLTQHHRAIYDAEATGYLMLKMLKDAMEKEITHHDQLNDNMGKGNAYQRSRPSHCTLIAQTQAGLKNLFKLISISHIDYFYRVPRIPRSQLKKYREGILVGSGCDKGEVFEGMMQKGFEEVVEIAEFYDYLEIHPKEVYQHLIDLEYVRDDKSLETIISNIVKLGEKLDKPVVATGNVHYLDPNDKIYRKILVNSQGGANPLNRHKLPDVHFRTTDEMLREFSFLGSEKAKEVVVTNTNKIADMIDEIKPIKDELYTPKIEGAEEEMREMSYGMARKIYGENLPEIVEARLEKELKSIIGHGFAVIYLISHKLVKKSLNDGYLVGSRGSVGSSFVATMTEITEVNPLPPHYVCPECKKSEFFNDGSVGSGFDLPDKDCPECGIAYTKDGHDIPFETFLGFKGDKVPDIDLNFSGEYQPKAHNYTKVLFGEEYVYRAGTIGTVAEKTAYGYVKGYSADNNIHMRGAETDRLVAGCTGVKRTTGQHPGGIIVVPDYMDIYDFTPIQFPADDRNSEWKTTHFDFHSIHDNILKLDILGHDDPTVIRMLQDLSGIDPKTVPTDDPEVMKIFSSTESLGVTEEQIMCKTGTLGIPEFGTRFVRQMLEDTKPTTFSELVQISGLSHGTDVWLSNAQELIHNRICTLSEVIGCRDDIMVYLIYQGLDPSLAFKIMESVRKGKGLSEEFEEEMRKNEVPEWYIDSCKKIKYMFPKAHAAAYVLMAVRIAYFKVHLPLLYYAAYFTVRADDFEIDAMTRGPQAIKTKMEEITVKGLDASTKEKNTLTVIELALEMCERGYAFAKVDLYKSSADQFLIEGNTLIPPFNSIPGLGTNAAINIVNARKNGEFLSKEDLQQRGKVSKTILEYLDKQGCLESLPEQNQLSLF; encoded by the coding sequence ATGGATCAAAATCCAAATAGCGGTAGAGAGAGATTTCAACTCTTGCTCCAGCAAATGGACTTGACTGAGGATGCCTTTGTGAATTATTTCATAGGTGCCGAAATTGATAAACTCTCAATCGAGAGGGAGTCCAAAAAATGGCATTTTGCCTTTAATATACCTGCATTAATTCCTTGCAGTGTTCATACAAGACTTGCTACTCAATTAGCAAGTACGTTTTCCCATATTGCGAAGGTAACGTTCAACTTAAATGTGGTCAATCCGCAAGTGACGGAACAATTGGTAAAAGAATATTGGAAAAACTGCATTGGCGAGCTTGAAGGAATGTCTCCAGCCCTGTTGTCACTTCTGAATGAACAAGAGCCCGCAGTGAATGGATATAAACTTATCGTAAGCGCCCGGAATGATACGGAGGCTGGCCAATTGAAACGTAAGTACTCCGGCATCATTTCGAATATCTACCAAACTTTCGGTTTTCCCCCGTTGACTCTGGAAGCGGAAGTGAAGGAAACGGTTTCGAATCCTGATTACCAGAAGTTTTTAGAAGAGAAACAAAAGGAAGACGCGGAAAAGGGACTTGCTGCCTTAGTGGAAATGCAGAAAAAAGAATCGGAAAAAGGCGGCGACGAAGGCGTCTACGAAGGACCGGTTAAAATTGGCTATACGATTAAAGAAGATGCGGATTTCCGCAGAATCGAACAGATTATCGATGAAGAACGCAGGATTGCTGTCGAAGGATTCGTTTTTGATGCAGAAGTCCGTGAGTTACGCAGCGGACGGAGCCTCTTGACATTTAAAGTCACGGATTATACAAGCTCAATATTAGTCAAAATGTTTTCGCGTGATAAAGAGGATGCTGCCATACTTGCCCGAGTGAAAAAAGGGATGTGGGTACGTGCCCAAGGCAGTATCCAAAATGATACATTCGTACGTGACCTGGTAATGATCGCAAATGATATAAATGAAATTTCTAAACAAGGACGGCAGGATAAGGCACCTGAAGGTGAAAAGCGTGTAGAACTGCATATGCATACCCCGATGAGCCAGATGGATGCAGTGACGCCTACTTCTGCTCTTGTTGCCCAGGCTGCCAAGTGGGGGCATAAGGCTGTTGCCATTACGGATCACGCAGGTGCACAATCATTCCCTGAAGCTTATAGTGCCGGGAAAAAGAATGGTATTAAAATCCTTTATGGCGTCGAAGTGAACCTTGTGAATGATGGGGTGCCCATTGTTTATAATGAGGCGCATATTCCTTTGGCAGATGCCACCTACGTTGTGTTTGACGTAGAGACGACTGGTCTGTCAGCTGTTTATGATACGATCATTGAATTTGCTGCAGTGAAAATTCGTGACGGGGACATCATTGATAGATTTGAGTCATTTGCGAATCCGCATCACCCATTATCCAATACGACGATAGACTTGACTGGAATCACTGATGATCTCGTGGAAAATGCTCCAGAAGTCTCGGAAGTACTAGAAAAGTTCAAGAACTGGGCAGGCGATGCGATCCTTGTTGCCCACAACGCAGCCTTCGATATGGGCTTTTTGAATATAGGTTATAAAAACATGGGATATCCTAAAGCTTCCAATCCTGTTCTTGATACATTAGAACTTGGCCGTTTCTTATATCCGGAGTTTAAAAATCATCGGTTAAATACATTATGTAAAAAATTCGACATTGATTTGACCCAGCATCATAGGGCCATTTATGATGCCGAAGCTACAGGTTACCTAATGCTGAAGATGCTGAAGGATGCAATGGAAAAAGAGATTACCCATCATGATCAGCTTAATGACAATATGGGTAAAGGAAACGCTTATCAGCGTTCCCGGCCATCCCATTGTACGTTGATCGCGCAAACACAGGCTGGCTTAAAAAACCTTTTCAAATTAATTTCAATATCGCACATCGATTATTTTTATCGTGTTCCCCGGATACCGCGTTCACAACTTAAAAAGTATCGTGAAGGAATTTTGGTCGGATCGGGATGCGATAAAGGGGAAGTTTTTGAAGGGATGATGCAGAAGGGGTTTGAGGAAGTCGTCGAAATCGCAGAATTCTACGATTATCTTGAAATTCATCCGAAGGAAGTGTATCAGCATCTGATTGATCTTGAATATGTCCGGGATGATAAATCGTTAGAAACGATCATCTCCAATATCGTCAAGCTCGGTGAAAAATTGGATAAGCCAGTCGTAGCGACGGGGAATGTACATTATTTGGATCCAAATGATAAAATTTACCGGAAAATCCTTGTGAATTCACAAGGTGGAGCAAACCCGCTGAATCGTCATAAGCTGCCTGACGTACATTTTCGGACAACTGATGAAATGCTACGGGAGTTTTCCTTCCTTGGTTCAGAGAAAGCCAAAGAGGTCGTGGTAACCAACACCAATAAAATCGCTGATATGATTGATGAAATCAAGCCAATCAAGGATGAGCTATATACACCTAAAATTGAAGGTGCCGAAGAAGAGATGCGTGAGATGAGTTATGGCATGGCAAGGAAGATCTATGGAGAGAACCTGCCGGAAATCGTGGAAGCCCGTCTTGAGAAAGAATTGAAAAGCATCATTGGCCACGGTTTTGCCGTTATTTATTTAATTTCTCATAAACTAGTAAAAAAATCATTGAATGATGGGTATCTCGTTGGCTCAAGGGGATCGGTTGGATCATCTTTCGTTGCCACGATGACTGAAATTACGGAGGTAAATCCTCTTCCGCCACATTATGTATGTCCGGAGTGCAAGAAATCCGAATTCTTCAATGACGGTTCTGTAGGTTCGGGGTTTGACCTCCCAGATAAGGACTGTCCCGAATGTGGCATTGCTTATACAAAAGACGGGCATGATATCCCGTTTGAAACCTTCCTTGGATTTAAAGGGGATAAGGTTCCCGATATCGATTTGAACTTCTCTGGTGAATATCAGCCAAAGGCCCATAACTACACTAAAGTCTTATTCGGTGAAGAATATGTATATCGTGCGGGAACGATTGGTACTGTCGCTGAAAAAACGGCTTATGGATATGTAAAAGGGTATTCCGCTGATAATAACATCCATATGCGCGGAGCTGAGACTGATCGACTTGTTGCCGGTTGTACAGGGGTGAAACGGACGACAGGACAGCATCCAGGCGGAATCATCGTTGTTCCTGATTATATGGATATTTATGATTTCACACCTATTCAGTTCCCTGCTGATGACAGGAATTCCGAATGGAAAACAACTCACTTTGATTTCCATTCCATTCACGATAATATTTTGAAACTAGATATCCTTGGACATGATGATCCGACTGTGATCCGGATGCTTCAAGACTTAAGCGGCATCGATCCAAAGACCGTTCCCACAGATGATCCTGAAGTAATGAAAATATTCAGCAGTACCGAATCTTTAGGAGTTACAGAAGAACAGATCATGTGTAAAACGGGTACACTCGGCATTCCCGAATTTGGAACGCGTTTCGTCCGGCAGATGCTTGAAGATACGAAACCTACGACATTTTCCGAGCTTGTTCAGATCTCAGGGCTTTCTCATGGTACCGATGTGTGGCTGAGCAATGCACAGGAACTGATCCACAACCGGATATGCACGCTAAGTGAGGTTATAGGCTGTCGTGATGATATTATGGTTTATCTGATTTATCAAGGGCTCGATCCATCCCTGGCGTTCAAAATTATGGAATCTGTACGTAAAGGGAAAGGGCTCTCGGAGGAATTTGAAGAGGAAATGAGGAAAAATGAGGTGCCGGAATGGTACATCGATTCATGTAAGAAGATTAAATACATGTTCCCGAAAGCCCATGCTGCAGCTTACGTCTTAATGGCTGTCCGGATAGCCTATTTTAAAGTGCATCTGCCTTTATTGTATTATGCAGCCTATTTCACAGTGCGTGCCGATGATTTTGAAATCGATGCCATGACACGGGGGCCGCAAGCAATAAAAACGAAAATGGAGGAAATTACCGTAAAGGGATTGGATGCATCCACAAAGGAAAAGAATACATTGACGGTTATTGAACTAGCTTTGGAAATGTGTGAACGCGGATATGCGTTCGCTAAAGTGGACTTGTACAAATCAAGTGCTGATCAATTCTTAATTGAAGGAAATACTTTGATACCGCCTTTCAATTCAATACCTGGTCTTGGAACGAATGCCGCCATCAATATCGTCAACGCACGCAAGAATGGTGAATTCCTCTCGAAAGAAGACCTACAACAACGGGGGAAGGTTTCGAAGACCATCCTTGAATACCTTGATAAACAAGGCTGTCTGGAGTCATTGCCTGAACAAAATCAGTTATCATTATTTTAA
- the rimP gene encoding ribosome maturation factor RimP, whose protein sequence is MSKKVTEVVEEFALPILEELQLELVEVEYVKEGKSWFLRVYIDKETGVDIEDCGNVSEKLSEKLDEVDPIPQNYFLEVSSPGAERPLKKEKDFLKAIGKNVYIKTYEPILDEKEFEGILTSFDGKEVTLEVRIKTRKKTIVIPFEKVAKARLAITFS, encoded by the coding sequence ATGAGTAAAAAGGTAACGGAAGTTGTAGAGGAATTTGCATTACCAATTCTTGAAGAATTGCAGCTTGAATTAGTCGAAGTGGAGTATGTGAAGGAAGGTAAAAGCTGGTTCCTTCGAGTGTACATTGATAAAGAAACAGGCGTAGATATTGAAGATTGCGGAAATGTGAGTGAAAAACTCAGTGAAAAGCTTGATGAGGTTGATCCGATTCCACAAAATTATTTTCTCGAAGTTTCATCTCCCGGAGCTGAAAGGCCTCTGAAAAAAGAGAAGGATTTCCTTAAAGCTATCGGTAAAAATGTTTACATAAAAACATACGAGCCCATTTTAGATGAAAAAGAATTCGAAGGAATCTTAACCAGTTTCGATGGTAAAGAAGTGACACTCGAAGTCAGAATCAAGACAAGAAAGAAAACCATCGTCATACCATTCGAAAAGGTGGCCAAAGCAAGATTGGCGATTACCTTCTCTTAA
- the nusA gene encoding transcription termination factor NusA produces MGNELLDALYILENEKGISREVLIDAIEAALISAYRRNFNQAQNVRIDLNLGKGTMRVFARKDVVDEVFDSRLEISVEEARAIDPNYQLEDIVEMEVTPKDFGRIAAQTAKQVVTQRVREAERGIIYAEFIDREEDIMTGIVQRQDSRFIYVSLGKIEALLPVNEQMPNEQYKPHDRIKVFITKVEKTSKGPQIFVSRSHPGLLKRLFEIEVPEIFDGTVEIKSVAREAGDRSKISVHSDNEEVDPVGSCVGQKGQRVQAIVNELKGEKIDIVKWSENPVIFVANALSPSKVLEVIVKEEEKATTVIVPDYQLSLAIGKRGQNARLAAKLTGWKIDIKSETEAREAGIYPVEEQEFLLSRDSYVNEEETDFEEDNE; encoded by the coding sequence ATGGGCAATGAGTTATTGGATGCTCTCTATATTTTAGAAAACGAAAAAGGAATTTCCAGGGAAGTTTTGATCGACGCGATTGAAGCTGCTCTTATATCGGCATATCGCCGTAACTTTAACCAAGCACAAAATGTACGTATCGACTTGAACCTTGGTAAAGGAACTATGCGTGTATTTGCCAGAAAAGACGTTGTTGACGAAGTATTCGATTCACGTCTGGAAATTTCTGTTGAAGAAGCAAGAGCAATTGATCCCAACTACCAGTTAGAGGATATTGTCGAAATGGAAGTAACACCAAAGGATTTCGGCCGTATCGCTGCACAAACTGCAAAACAAGTCGTTACTCAAAGAGTGCGTGAAGCAGAACGAGGCATCATTTATGCCGAATTCATTGATCGGGAAGAGGATATCATGACTGGCATCGTTCAACGCCAAGATTCACGATTCATCTATGTGAGCCTAGGTAAAATCGAAGCTTTGCTCCCGGTGAATGAGCAAATGCCGAATGAACAGTATAAACCTCATGATCGCATTAAAGTTTTCATCACTAAAGTTGAAAAAACTTCTAAGGGCCCGCAAATTTTTGTATCCCGTTCACATCCTGGCCTTTTAAAACGTTTATTCGAAATCGAAGTGCCTGAAATTTTTGATGGAACAGTAGAAATTAAGTCAGTTGCCCGCGAAGCAGGCGACCGTTCAAAAATCTCCGTGCACTCAGATAACGAAGAAGTCGATCCTGTCGGTTCATGTGTAGGCCAAAAAGGACAGCGTGTTCAGGCCATCGTCAATGAGTTGAAGGGTGAAAAAATCGATATCGTTAAATGGTCGGAGAATCCGGTCATTTTCGTTGCGAATGCTTTAAGCCCTTCAAAAGTACTTGAAGTTATCGTAAAAGAAGAGGAAAAGGCGACGACTGTGATCGTTCCGGATTATCAACTTTCCCTGGCAATTGGTAAGCGCGGACAAAATGCCCGTTTAGCTGCCAAACTTACAGGCTGGAAAATTGATATCAAGAGTGAAACGGAAGCCCGCGAAGCTGGTATTTATCCAGTGGAAGAACAGGAATTCCTTTTGAGCAGAGATAGTTATGTTAATGAAGAGGAAACAGATTTCGAAGAGGATAACGAGTAA
- the rnpM gene encoding RNase P modulator RnpM: MNSRKKIPMRKCVATGEMKPKKELIRIVRSKEGEVSLDPTGKKSGRGAYLTLDRDVIELAKKKNVLANHLSTQIDSSLYEQLLELVNKEKN; encoded by the coding sequence ATGAATAGCCGAAAAAAAATCCCGATGCGTAAATGTGTGGCTACAGGTGAAATGAAGCCGAAGAAAGAACTCATTCGCATCGTTCGATCTAAAGAAGGGGAAGTCAGCCTTGATCCGACCGGAAAGAAATCGGGAAGGGGAGCTTATTTGACTCTTGATCGGGATGTTATCGAGCTGGCCAAAAAGAAAAACGTGCTGGCTAATCACCTTAGTACCCAAATCGATTCTTCCCTTTATGAACAATTGCTTGAATTAGTGAATAAGGAGAAAAACTAA